The Synchiropus splendidus isolate RoL2022-P1 chromosome 11, RoL_Sspl_1.0, whole genome shotgun sequence genome contains a region encoding:
- the pcdh1b gene encoding protocadherin-1 isoform X2, with product MSLLRWEVLLLLVAPLLAGCWAAPTDILYRVPEEQPPNTLIGSLASDQGLPDTGHLYKLEVGSPYLRVDGKTGDIYTTEIPLDRETLRDCRNLFEGERCFLEFEVSITDMVKGIGSGPRLIEGRIEVLDINDNTPQFSSPILTLAIPENTHVGMLFPIPMATDRDSGTNGVAEYTLSTGPDADQLFGLQVALDADEKLPQLVVKGNLDRERKDSYDLNIRVVDGGRPVRASSALLRVTITDQNDNAPKFERNHYEAELPENSRAGNSVLQVRANDADTGTNGEIDYNFHQVTEAVPRLLRIDRSTGIIYVKGQVDREEESFLKFFVVAKDRGPNSKSSKVLVTINIKDQNDNAPSIEIRGIGLVTHQNGVANISEDMPIGTPVALVQVSDRDEGENAVVTCVVAGDVPFQLRPASESANDRKRKYFLQTTTPLDYERIKDYRIEIVAVDSGNPALSSTNSLKVQVTDMNDNAPSFSPPMLEVDFAEGNQPGDKVLDIVATDADSGSNAALVYNIVEPSAARLFEIDSGSGEIRVKNLLDREETERYEFRVTAADKGFPSKTGTATVTVNVLDRNDNDPKFMLSGYSFSVIENMPPLNPVGVVTVTDADKGENAQVQLFVEPDNGKFVIQNGTGTILSSISFDREKESTYTFRLKAVDAGDPPRSSYVGVTINVLDENDNAPYVTKPANSSYTYLSPDTPPDTRVEVVEAEDFDSGPNAELVYSITGGNPYGLFHISPTSGEITLGQVFTGKHNGLHRLVVQVRDKGKPPRHTTALVHVFVNDTKANVSFIEGLVGHSLYTPLDRDIAGDPNYTLTNPSNILYGVLGGMTGVSLIILAVVVIRHRLQQDTKSGYQAGKKESKDLYAPKQGPKNSKGKKSKKGKAPKPAKPLEEDEDAGLQKGLKFNHINDTVNDSPRIHLPLNYPPGSPDLGRHYRSNSPLPSIQLQPQSPSASKKHQAVQDLPATNTFVGTGDNNSMGSDQYSDYSYKANPPKYSSKQLPHRRVTFSTTNQAQDLQDASQHSYYDSGLDESETPSSKSSTGPRIGPLALPEDHYERTTPDGSIGEMEHPENGAEPQRRPGLSALP from the exons ATGTCTCTGCTGAGGTGGGaggtcctcctgctcctggtggcCCCCTTGTTGGCTGGCTGCTGGGCCGCCCCCACTGATATCCTGTACCGGGTGCCTGAGGAGCAGCCCCCCAACACACTGATCGGCAGTCTGGCATCTGACCAGGGCCTCCCCGACACCGGGCACCTGTACAAGCTGGAGGTGGGATCGCCGTATCTCCGGGTGGATGGCAAGACTGGGGACATATACACCACTGAGATCCCCCTTGACCGCGAGACCCTGCGGGACTGTCGTAACCTGTTTGAGGGCGAGCGGTGCTTCCTGGAGTTTGAGGTGTCCATCACTGACATGGTGAAGGGAATTGGGTCGGGCCCACGACTCATTGAGGGCCGCATCGAGGTCCTGGACATTAATGACAACACGCCCCAGTTTTCGTCCCCGATCCTCACACTGGCCATCCCTGAGAACACTCACGTCGGGATGCTCTTCCCCATCCCCATGGCAACCGACCGGGACTCTGGCACGAACGGCGTGGCCGAGTACACGCTGAGCACGGGGCCTGACGCCGACCAGCTCTTTGGGCTGCAGGTGGCTCTGGATGCAGATGAGAAACTGCCTCAGCTGGTGGTGAAAGGGAACCTGGACCGAGAACGGAAAGACTCGTACGACCTGAACATCCGCGTGGTGGACGGAGGACGGCCGGTGCGTGCGAGCAGCGCGTTGCTTCGGGTCACCATCACCGACCAGAACGACAACGCACCAAAGTTTGAGAGGAACCACTATGAGGCAGAGCTCCCTGAGAACAGTCGAGCCGGCAACTCAGTGCtgcag GTCAGAGCAAATGATGCAGACACCGGCACCAACGGGGAGATCGACTACAACTTCCACCAGGTGACAGAGGCGGTCCCCAGACTCCTGCGCATCGACCGGTCCACTGGCATCATCTACGTCAAAGGTCAGGTGGATCGCGAAGAGGAGAGCTTCCTCAAGTTCTTTGTTGTGGCGAAAGACCGTGGTCCCAACTCCAAGAGCTCCAAAGTCCTAGTCACCATCAATATCAAGGACCAGAATGACAACGCGCCATCCATCGAGATCCGTGGCATCGGTCTGGTGACCCATCAGAATGGCGTGGCCAACATCTCGGAGGACATGCCCATAGGCACGCCGGTAGCCCTGGTCCAGGTGTCGGACCGTGACGAGGGAGAGAACGCAGTGGTCACCTGCGTGGTCGCAGGAGATGTCCCATTCCAGCTGCGGCCTGCCAGCGAGTCCGCCAATGACCGTAAACGGAAGTATTTCCTTCAGACCACCACGCCACTGGATTACGAACGGATTAAGGATTACAGGATTGAAATTGTAGCAGTGGATTCTGGAAACCCGGCACTGTCCAGCACCAACTCTCTGAAGGTCCAAGTGACAGACATGAACGACAACGCGCCCAGTTTCTCGCCACCTATGCTGGAAGTGGACTTTGCAGAAGGAAACCAGCCAGGAGACAAGGTGCTGGATATCGTGGCTACAGACGCTGATAGCGGCTCCAACGCTGCGTTGGTGTACAATATTGTGGAGCCCTCTGCAGCCAGGCTGTTTGAGATCGATTCAGGCAGTGGAGAGATTCGTGTCAAAAACCTTCTAGATCGAGAGGAGACAGAACGCTATGAGTTCCGTGTCACGGCAGCGGACAAAGGCTTCCCCAGTAAAACTGGCACAGCGACTGTGACGGTCAACGTTCTGGATCGCAATGACAATGATCCCAAATTCATGCTGAGTGGCTATAGCTTCTCAGTGATCGAGAACATGCCTCCCCTCAACCCTGTGGGTGTGGTCACTGTCACGGATGCGGACAAGGGTGAGAACGCGCAAGTACAGCTCTTTGTGGAGCCTGACAATGGCAAGTTCGTCATACAGAATGGAACAGGAACAATTTTGTCCAGTATCTCCTTTGACCGGGAGAAGGAGAGCACCTACACATTCCGTCTGAAAGCTGTGGATGCTGGCGACCCACCCCGGTCCTCCTACGTGGGTGTCACCATCAACGTCCTGGACGAGAACGATAATGCCCCTTACGTGACAAAACCAGCAAACTCCTCCTACACATACCTGTCTCCAGACACGCCGCCCGACACCCGTGTGGAGGTGGTGGAAGCAGAGGACTTTGACTCTGGCCCTAATGCAGAGCTGGTCTACTCCATCACTGGAGGAAACCCGTACGGACTCTTCCATATATCACCCACTAGTGGCGAGATCACTCTGGGTCAGGTGTTTACAGGCAAACACAATGGGTTGCACAGACTGGTGGTGCAGGTACGAGACAAAGGCAAACCTCCCCGCCATACCACAGCTCTCGTCCACGTGTTTGTCAACGACACCAAAGCCAATGTGTCATTCATTGAGGGCCTCGTGGGACACAGTCTGTATACGCCTCTGGACCGGGACATTGCTGGGGATCCCAACTACACCCTCACTAATCCCAGCAACATTCTGTACGGTGTTCTCGGGGGAATGACTGGCGTCAGCCTGATCATTCTGGCTGTGGTGGTCATCCGCCACCGACTTCAGCAGGACACTAAGAGCGGATACCAGGCCGGCAAGAAAGAGAGCAAAGACTTGTATGCACCAAAGCAAGGACCCAAAAACAGCAAGGGGAAGAAGAGCAAGAAGGGAAAGGCTCCCAAACCTGCCAAGCctctggaggaggatgaggacgcCGGTCTTCAAAAAGGCCTCAAGTTCAACCACATCAACGACACCGTCAACGACAGCCCTAGAATCCACCTCCCACTTAACTATCCACCTGGGAGTCCAGACCTGGGGCGGCACTACCGCTCCAACTCCCCGCTGCCCTCCATTCAGCTGCAGCCACAGTCGCCTTCAGCCTCCAAGAAGCACCAGGCCGTGCAGGATCTGCCTGCGACCAACACTTTTGTGGGCACTGGCGACAACAACTCCATGGG